One genomic region from Microcystis panniformis FACHB-1757 encodes:
- a CDS encoding transposase, whose protein sequence is MKTENRIFSQVYSYLEQGSRFVDKRHLTVLSWMVTALLSSQSLNQARWEPFVQSRAEQANSYQRRWNRFCQNGRVAVEKIYIPLILKAIETWKEKGERLYLAIDTTLLWNQYCFVYLAVVCGGRAVPLMWMGLEHGSASLAFEKYEPLLDRAKGYLQGFENVMLLADRGFANQQLIQWLRKNTWHWCLRLPCDTLIYGVRRRGFGYEVRELYPPKRQACFDRNVQVWQEARITAHLALASVPGVKDNWAILSDEPPTLDTFWQYGLRFPIEHLFQGQ, encoded by the coding sequence ATGAAAACCGAGAACAGAATCTTCTCCCAAGTTTATTCCTATCTAGAACAAGGAAGCCGATTTGTGGATAAAAGACATTTAACCGTCCTCAGTTGGATGGTGACAGCCCTACTCAGTAGTCAAAGTCTCAATCAAGCCAGATGGGAACCCTTTGTACAAAGCAGAGCCGAACAAGCCAATAGTTATCAGAGACGGTGGAATCGCTTTTGCCAGAATGGAAGAGTAGCGGTGGAAAAGATATACATCCCCTTAATATTGAAAGCCATCGAGACTTGGAAGGAGAAGGGGGAAAGACTGTATCTAGCAATAGATACCACTCTGTTGTGGAATCAATACTGCTTTGTCTATCTAGCGGTGGTCTGCGGGGGGAGAGCCGTCCCCTTGATGTGGATGGGATTAGAACATGGTAGTGCCAGCCTAGCTTTTGAGAAATACGAACCCTTGTTGGACAGAGCCAAAGGCTATCTTCAGGGCTTTGAGAATGTCATGCTGTTAGCCGACCGAGGCTTTGCCAATCAGCAATTAATTCAATGGCTCAGGAAAAATACTTGGCATTGGTGTCTTCGCTTACCTTGCGATACCCTCATTTACGGTGTTCGCCGTCGGGGTTTTGGCTATGAGGTCAGAGAACTCTATCCTCCCAAACGGCAAGCCTGCTTTGATCGCAACGTTCAAGTCTGGCAGGAGGCTAGAATCACTGCTCATCTTGCTTTAGCCTCTGTTCCAGGGGTTAAGGATAATTGGGCAATTCTGAGCGATGAACCTCCTACCCTTGACACCTTCTGGCAGTATGGTCTTCGTTTTCCCATTGAACATCTCTTTCAAGGGCAGTAA
- a CDS encoding hemolysin XhlA family protein, with protein sequence MPTPTIIETDLREVLAEMNQKLDTISKDVNQVQIRLATVETKVDNVEKRLDSMDKRFDKMELQIEKVESNQGNQVWALIGILFTAVVATSIRFVLTALP encoded by the coding sequence ATGCCAACACCGACTATCATCGAAACGGATTTGCGCGAAGTTCTAGCAGAAATGAATCAGAAGCTAGATACAATTTCTAAAGATGTGAATCAAGTACAGATTCGATTGGCTACTGTAGAAACCAAAGTTGATAATGTAGAGAAACGATTGGATTCAATGGATAAGCGATTCGATAAAATGGAATTACAGATAGAAAAGGTAGAAAGCAATCAGGGCAATCAGGTTTGGGCTTTGATTGGGATTTTGTTTACGGCGGTAGTGGCAACGTCTATCCGTTTTGTTTTAACAGCTTTACCCTAG
- a CDS encoding type II toxin-antitoxin system HicB family antitoxin — translation MKIKALIWQEDGIWCGSVPALPGCHTWGESYEQLLEMLQDAVQGWLEVASHETEIEAEKELVELSL, via the coding sequence ATGAAAATTAAAGCTCTAATCTGGCAAGAAGATGGTATTTGGTGCGGTTCCGTACCTGCATTGCCAGGCTGTCATACCTGGGGAGAAAGCTACGAACAATTATTAGAAATGTTGCAAGATGCAGTTCAAGGATGGCTTGAAGTTGCAAGTCATGAAACAGAAATTGAAGCAGAAAAAGAGCTAGTCGAATTATCATTATGA
- a CDS encoding REP-associated tyrosine transposase, which translates to MPPYRTIPSNEEPFKIDAIVILPDHIHALWTLPETDADFSTRWRLIKSYFSRQCHSQYQVKISTSRQHKGEKAIWQRRFWEHQVRDDRDFVNHLEYIHYNPVHHGLVNAPKDWQHSSFHRYVEEGIYDQMWGASERLIFDSDIGME; encoded by the coding sequence ATGCCCCCCTATCGAACCATACCAAGTAACGAAGAACCTTTTAAGATTGATGCTATTGTCATTTTACCAGATCACATTCATGCTCTTTGGACGTTGCCTGAAACGGATGCAGATTTTTCAACTCGTTGGCGATTAATTAAAAGTTATTTTAGCCGTCAATGTCATTCTCAATATCAGGTTAAAATTTCAACATCTCGACAACATAAAGGAGAAAAGGCTATTTGGCAACGTCGCTTTTGGGAGCATCAAGTTCGAGATGATCGAGATTTTGTTAATCATCTCGAATACATCCATTATAATCCCGTGCATCATGGATTAGTAAACGCTCCGAAAGATTGGCAACACTCCAGTTTTCATCGTTATGTTGAAGAAGGAATTTATGATCAGATGTGGGGGGCTTCAGAAAGGCTGATCTTTGATAGTGATATTGGTATGGAATAA
- a CDS encoding SH3 domain-containing protein, translating into MIKVSIFNLNILLGLLTAYLNINVIVPVVAQKIEGETSSHKVRGSSCVNFRTQPSINAKIIHCLKSGTNIDVVRIPPTGKFAWVTDEAEHLWYLVFDQDTKLQGWVMPDCIDIFEETSSTSCADYGSSLPTPYPPESLGNLDYYQFRYDDFIKRNPGKEAPDYYLGFGDKYLNIFVKDTSPTLTAKGQQFIKEVGKALQQKIEDKLVANPDAFGELELNPDSFRKFAYGTHPDAYCESGWGKLPRTDREKIIEAIDWKDKYGSVNGRESMIGLINRCTEIGTIDMIIDGIPGSTPLEKSLFVLSVISFTGLGLRGLFFWITRLF; encoded by the coding sequence ATGATTAAAGTATCTATTTTTAATCTCAATATTCTGTTAGGCTTGTTAACGGCTTATCTTAATATAAATGTAATTGTACCAGTTGTAGCACAAAAAATTGAGGGTGAAACTTCTTCTCATAAAGTAAGAGGTAGTAGTTGTGTTAATTTCCGAACGCAACCATCAATAAATGCCAAGATTATTCATTGTTTGAAATCAGGTACTAATATTGACGTTGTTCGGATTCCACCTACAGGAAAGTTTGCCTGGGTTACAGATGAAGCAGAGCATCTTTGGTATTTGGTATTTGATCAAGATACTAAACTACAAGGATGGGTCATGCCTGACTGTATTGATATTTTTGAAGAAACAAGTTCAACAAGTTGCGCTGATTATGGTTCTAGTCTTCCTACTCCTTATCCACCCGAATCTTTAGGAAATCTAGATTACTACCAGTTCCGTTACGACGATTTCATTAAAAGAAATCCTGGCAAAGAAGCACCAGATTATTACTTAGGATTTGGAGATAAATATCTGAATATATTTGTGAAGGATACATCTCCTACTCTTACTGCAAAAGGACAGCAATTTATCAAAGAAGTAGGTAAAGCTTTACAACAGAAAATAGAAGATAAATTAGTCGCTAATCCTGATGCTTTTGGAGAATTAGAGCTTAATCCCGATTCCTTCCGTAAATTTGCTTATGGAACACATCCAGATGCTTACTGTGAATCAGGCTGGGGAAAATTACCCAGAACTGATCGAGAGAAAATTATAGAAGCTATAGACTGGAAAGATAAGTATGGGTCTGTCAACGGTCGGGAGTCAATGATAGGACTTATCAATAGGTGTACTGAAATAGGCACAATAGACATGATAATCGATGGAATACCGGGATCAACGCCTTTGGAAAAGAGCCTATTTGTTTTGAGTGTAATTAGCTTCACGGGTTTAGGATTACGAGGACTATTTTTCTGGATAACTCGCTTGTTCTAA
- a CDS encoding IS1 family transposase (programmed frameshift) yields MQCPECKSTHIRKNGINKQGKQNHICVTCGRQFIDNYEKQKGYDEKTKRECLTAYVNGMGFRGIERLKGVHHTTVINWVKSVGELLPVAYDPETIPEVGELDELETFVGSKKTKFWVWTAVDHFKKGILGWVIGDHSSETFRPLWELVKSWGCYFYVSDGWSVYPCFIAEGDHIISKTYMTRVEGENTRLRHYLARLHRKTLCYSKSTEMLGYSIRLLIHYLKFQEVPIPY; encoded by the exons ATGCAATGCCCTGAATGTAAATCTACCCATATCCGTAAAAATGGCATCAATAAACAAGGTAAACAAAATCATATTTGTGTAACCTGTGGCCGTCAATTTATTGATAACTATGAAAAACAGAAAGGCTATGACGAAAAAACGAAGCGAGAATGCCTAACTGCCTATGTTAATGGGATGGGATTTAGAGGAATAGAAAGGCTAAAGGGAGTTCATCATACGACCGTAATTAATTGGGTAAAATCTGTGGGAGAATTATTGCCAGTCGCCTATGACCCAGAAACAATTCCTGAAGTAGGGGAACTGGATGAATTGGAAACCTTTGTTGGCTCAAAAAAAACAAAAT TCTGGGTGTGGACAGCCGTTGACCACTTTAAAAAAGGAATTTTAGGTTGGGTAATCGGAGATCATAGTAGCGAAACGTTTCGCCCATTATGGGAATTAGTTAAGTCTTGGGGATGCTATTTTTATGTGAGTGATGGATGGTCAGTTTATCCATGTTTTATAGCAGAGGGCGACCATATAATTAGTAAGACTTATATGACCAGAGTAGAGGGTGAGAACACACGTTTAAGACATTATCTAGCCCGATTGCATCGCAAAACACTCTGCTATTCTAAGTCTACAGAAATGTTAGGATACTCTATTCGTTTATTAATTCATTATCTGAAGTTTCAAGAAGTGCCTATTCCTTACTGA
- a CDS encoding DUF2442 domain-containing protein: protein MRVKENLLTESIPFPKKELFLHVICVEYLDKYQLKLTFNNGIEGIVDLEQELYGEIFEPLKDKSLFQKVYVNSRTIEWPNGADFAPEFLFEIALNKQPVSMVGDPVGYANKM from the coding sequence ATGCGCGTCAAAGAAAACCTCTTAACAGAATCGATCCCCTTCCCTAAAAAGGAGCTATTTCTTCATGTTATCTGTGTGGAATATCTGGATAAGTATCAATTAAAGCTAACCTTTAATAATGGAATAGAAGGGATTGTAGATTTAGAACAAGAATTGTATGGAGAAATCTTTGAACCTTTAAAAGATAAAAGCTTATTTCAAAAAGTATATGTAAATAGTCGGACAATAGAATGGCCAAACGGAGCAGACTTTGCCCCTGAATTTTTATTTGAAATTGCTCTCAACAAGCAACCGGTTAGTATGGTCGGTGATCCTGTAGGGTACGCTAATAAAATGTAA
- a CDS encoding DUF4160 domain-containing protein produces the protein MPTLSSFYGIKITMNYNDHNPPHIHAEYQDYEAVIMIHTGEVCGQMPKRGLNLIWEWLDLHQSELLENWENARQRKPLNRIDPLP, from the coding sequence ATGCCCACTCTATCAAGCTTCTATGGAATAAAAATCACCATGAACTATAACGATCACAATCCGCCTCATATCCATGCCGAGTATCAAGATTATGAAGCGGTTATAATGATTCACACAGGTGAAGTTTGTGGTCAAATGCCCAAAAGAGGACTAAATTTAATATGGGAGTGGCTTGATCTACACCAATCTGAACTATTGGAGAACTGGGAAAATGCGCGTCAAAGAAAACCTCTTAACAGAATCGATCCCCTTCCCTAA
- a CDS encoding metal ABC transporter ATP-binding protein: MSTIITISNLWTGYEQEPILEDINLTIEELDFLGIIGPNGGGKTTLLKVLLGLIKPWRGEVSILGQSVQKGRELVGYVPQFVECDRSFPITVGEVVKMGRLSSKKLWQGYSKKDELRVDKALDSVGMLGLKKRSIAELSGGQRQRVYIARALAVEPRLLILDEPTASVDPQMRASIFSLLQELNEWMTILIISHDLGTLSTYVKSIGCLNRRLYYHGQKSLTTAMLEQVYC, from the coding sequence ATGTCAACGATCATTACCATTAGTAATCTCTGGACCGGCTACGAACAGGAACCCATCCTCGAAGATATTAATTTAACCATTGAAGAATTGGATTTTCTGGGAATTATTGGCCCGAATGGAGGGGGAAAAACTACCCTCCTCAAGGTTTTACTGGGATTAATTAAACCTTGGCGGGGAGAAGTCAGTATTTTGGGGCAAAGTGTCCAAAAAGGTCGGGAATTAGTCGGTTATGTGCCGCAGTTTGTCGAATGCGATCGCTCATTTCCCATTACTGTGGGTGAGGTGGTGAAAATGGGGAGATTGAGCAGCAAAAAACTCTGGCAAGGCTATAGTAAAAAAGATGAGTTAAGGGTAGATAAAGCTTTAGATAGTGTGGGAATGTTAGGGTTGAAAAAAAGGTCGATTGCTGAACTTTCGGGAGGACAGCGCCAACGGGTTTATATCGCTCGCGCTTTAGCGGTAGAACCCCGTCTCTTGATTTTAGATGAACCCACTGCCAGTGTCGATCCCCAAATGCGTGCTAGTATTTTTTCCCTGTTGCAAGAATTGAATGAGTGGATGACTATTTTAATTATTTCCCATGATCTAGGAACCCTATCTACCTATGTTAAATCGATCGGTTGTCTCAATCGTCGTCTCTATTATCACGGCCAAAAATCTCTCACTACCGCTATGTTAGAACAAGTGTATTGTTAA
- a CDS encoding metal ABC transporter solute-binding protein, Zn/Mn family, which yields MGKKFQLTAIALTMTIASLTACSDSSVKEKEAKTPLQVTVSIVPQEYFVKRIGGDRVSVNAMIQPGTDPHTYEPKPEQLKTTAQSQAYFKIGVSLEDAWKDRLNSVNQQMLIVDTSQGVDKIPLTAEHNHDHDHSKEEKHQAGKNTLDPHIWLSPKRVKAQAETIYQTLAQLDPAQEAIYRANLEKFSQELDALDQEIRQNLAGIKNKKFMVFHPEWGYFAQDYGLEMIAIEIDGNEPSAAQLGQLIKQAKKENIKVIFTQPEFSQKSAETIAREIGGQVIPISAFAENWSENLRQVSQKMATVLNQ from the coding sequence ATGGGTAAAAAATTCCAGTTAACAGCGATCGCTTTAACAATGACTATAGCCAGCTTAACAGCTTGTAGCGATTCCTCGGTCAAGGAAAAGGAAGCAAAGACACCCTTACAGGTGACAGTGAGTATCGTACCGCAGGAATATTTCGTCAAACGCATCGGCGGTGATAGAGTCAGTGTTAATGCCATGATTCAACCCGGGACAGATCCCCACACCTATGAACCAAAACCCGAACAATTAAAAACCACAGCCCAATCGCAAGCCTACTTTAAAATCGGTGTATCCTTAGAAGATGCTTGGAAAGATCGCTTAAACAGTGTTAACCAACAGATGTTAATCGTCGATACCAGTCAAGGAGTAGATAAAATCCCTTTGACAGCAGAACATAATCACGATCATGATCACAGCAAGGAAGAAAAACATCAAGCTGGAAAAAACACCTTAGATCCCCATATTTGGTTATCACCAAAACGAGTCAAAGCACAAGCAGAGACTATTTATCAAACCCTAGCACAACTCGATCCCGCTCAGGAAGCTATCTATCGGGCTAACTTGGAAAAATTCAGTCAGGAATTAGACGCATTAGATCAAGAAATTCGGCAAAACTTGGCAGGGATTAAAAACAAAAAATTTATGGTATTTCATCCCGAATGGGGCTATTTTGCCCAAGATTACGGTTTAGAGATGATTGCGATCGAAATCGACGGTAATGAACCCAGTGCTGCCCAGTTAGGTCAACTAATCAAACAGGCAAAAAAAGAGAATATTAAAGTTATTTTTACTCAACCAGAATTTAGCCAGAAAAGTGCCGAAACTATTGCTAGGGAAATTGGGGGACAGGTAATCCCTATCAGTGCCTTTGCTGAAAATTGGAGTGAAAACCTGCGACAAGTTTCCCAAAAAATGGCCACAGTTTTAAATCAGTAA
- a CDS encoding glycosyltransferase family 4 protein, whose protein sequence is MNTQPKLLINLSVLFPQPTGISTYILNLLPYLKNLEPTLLTANSYPDFNCYSIPKGLAPDRGAKGHLKRLLWTQFRLSSIYRQLKANLLFSPLPEAPINSPCRFVVMVHDLIPLRFPSFTSPLTHYFRYYVPQVLQQAKHIICNSQATAKDITEYYQIPADKITSIPLAYDHHHFRPIQDDKPEHPYFLYLGRPNPYKNLPRLIAAFAQLPPDLSDYRLWIAGSFDRRYTPNLQQQARELAVSDRIKFLDYIPYDHLPKVISQATALVFPSLWEGFGLPVLEAMACGTPVITSNLSSLPEVTATAAILIDPYRVECIADALKIIAQDRQLQSKLSHLGKKRADEFSWQKTGLATAAILNQYLGCA, encoded by the coding sequence GTGAATACACAGCCTAAATTATTAATTAATCTCTCGGTACTTTTTCCCCAACCCACGGGAATCAGTACCTACATTCTTAACCTCTTACCCTACCTGAAAAATTTAGAACCAACCCTACTAACAGCTAATAGTTATCCCGACTTTAACTGTTATTCTATCCCCAAAGGTCTCGCCCCCGATCGAGGAGCGAAAGGTCATTTAAAACGCTTACTCTGGACTCAGTTTCGGTTATCGTCAATTTACCGACAATTAAAGGCCAATTTACTCTTTTCTCCCCTTCCAGAAGCGCCGATAAATTCTCCCTGTCGCTTTGTCGTCATGGTCCACGATTTAATTCCCCTGCGGTTTCCCAGTTTTACTTCCCCCTTAACTCACTATTTCCGTTATTATGTGCCGCAGGTATTACAACAGGCAAAACATATTATCTGCAACTCTCAGGCAACGGCCAAAGATATCACTGAATATTATCAAATTCCCGCCGATAAAATTACTTCTATTCCCCTAGCCTACGATCATCATCACTTTCGCCCTATTCAAGATGATAAGCCAGAGCATCCCTATTTTCTCTATCTCGGTCGTCCCAATCCCTATAAAAATTTACCGCGTTTAATCGCCGCTTTTGCCCAACTGCCTCCAGATTTAAGCGATTATCGTCTTTGGATTGCCGGCAGCTTTGATCGCCGTTATACCCCCAATTTACAACAACAAGCGCGGGAATTAGCAGTCAGCGATCGCATTAAATTTCTCGACTATATCCCCTACGATCACCTACCCAAAGTTATCAGTCAAGCCACTGCTTTAGTCTTCCCCAGTCTCTGGGAAGGCTTCGGATTGCCCGTTTTAGAGGCTATGGCCTGCGGTACACCCGTCATTACCTCAAATTTGTCATCTTTGCCCGAAGTCACGGCAACAGCGGCAATTTTAATCGATCCCTATCGAGTCGAGTGCATAGCCGATGCCCTAAAAATTATCGCTCAAGATCGACAATTACAGTCAAAATTAAGTCATCTAGGCAAAAAACGGGCCGATGAGTTTAGTTGGCAAAAAACCGGTCTAGCTACGGCCGCAATCTTAAATCAATATCTAGGGTGTGCTTAA
- a CDS encoding tetratricopeptide repeat protein, protein MTENRDNFNETYNALIERIVNLTLEGKIRAKSQVYNLLSEGVKNGTGEIFERCLTEQIIVTRSQLETKIKATRVLRALETIESEWEKYQKTNQQNSLTAAAIDNLMKIDREDRLLTLVNLIDPNQNNALTLEQLQQLAKHLQTVSQQRGEADLWQIATGINLGLNTWSNLSSYLTSWLYEQNRHLGFTNDNERVTPWQIWASKVNPSWLKRVLESLANQQAFDSLTQDLTLTDWVENAIVFQYIQRGLINFFDQRIYSEKLGAKLSISTFLTFALIWSLLTNSFEQVSKNSLYSRGCFQMALQILRTFAQRDYFPLYGGIFASFSGSYLKDALDYLSIPLRYVEGTGEKARILTLIAYSNRIRGDYRQARECHQQALEIARQQQDYACEIANLNHLSRLNAIQKNYAEAINLSQRALILSRQQGNSLGQANALANLGYSQVQEAQQLERYDPEIYQSSIEYLQQGLKLAESLQDWQSKSLCCSSLGLAYIILERPQEAINILLQGLESAKYYGDVYLQGLLLTYLGEAYYQDKNFEQAIYMGSLGMYWLHEIGAVEWRQAASLLTVIRGKNIAAFEQTFSLERSSLIKSIGLEGYQYISEILSKYQQGN, encoded by the coding sequence ATGACAGAAAATAGAGATAACTTCAACGAAACTTATAATGCACTAATTGAGCGCATTGTCAATCTAACTTTGGAAGGAAAAATTAGGGCTAAATCACAGGTTTATAACCTTTTGTCCGAGGGAGTAAAAAATGGCACAGGAGAAATTTTTGAGCGTTGTTTAACCGAACAAATCATCGTTACTCGCTCACAGTTAGAAACAAAAATTAAAGCGACTAGGGTTTTGCGGGCCCTGGAAACGATCGAAAGTGAATGGGAAAAATATCAAAAAACCAATCAGCAAAATTCTCTCACTGCAGCGGCGATCGATAATCTTATGAAAATCGATCGAGAGGATCGTTTACTGACGTTAGTAAATTTAATCGATCCCAATCAAAATAATGCTTTAACCCTAGAACAATTACAACAGTTAGCCAAGCATTTACAGACAGTTTCTCAGCAGCGGGGAGAAGCGGATTTATGGCAAATTGCCACGGGGATTAATCTGGGGTTAAATACTTGGTCAAATTTATCGAGTTATCTCACCAGTTGGCTCTACGAACAAAATCGCCATCTTGGCTTTACTAATGATAATGAGCGAGTGACACCCTGGCAAATTTGGGCAAGTAAAGTTAATCCCTCTTGGTTAAAACGAGTCTTAGAAAGTTTAGCTAATCAACAAGCTTTTGATTCTCTTACTCAGGATTTAACTTTAACCGATTGGGTAGAAAATGCTATTGTTTTTCAATATATCCAAAGGGGACTAATTAACTTTTTTGATCAGCGTATCTATAGCGAAAAACTGGGAGCTAAATTATCCATTTCTACCTTTCTCACCTTTGCTTTAATTTGGTCGCTGTTAACCAATAGTTTCGAGCAAGTTAGTAAAAATTCTCTCTATAGTCGGGGCTGTTTTCAGATGGCTTTACAAATTCTGAGAACCTTTGCTCAACGGGATTATTTTCCTTTATACGGAGGAATTTTTGCCTCCTTTTCTGGCAGTTATCTCAAGGATGCGTTAGACTATTTATCAATTCCTCTGCGTTATGTGGAAGGCACGGGAGAAAAGGCGAGAATTTTAACTTTAATTGCCTATTCTAATCGCATTCGCGGCGACTATCGACAGGCCAGAGAATGTCATCAACAAGCTTTAGAAATTGCCCGTCAACAACAGGATTATGCTTGTGAAATAGCTAATTTAAACCATTTATCCCGTCTCAATGCTATCCAGAAAAACTATGCAGAAGCGATTAATTTAAGTCAGAGAGCTTTAATTTTAAGTCGTCAACAGGGTAATAGTTTAGGACAGGCTAACGCTTTAGCTAATTTGGGTTATAGTCAGGTACAGGAAGCGCAACAGTTAGAGAGATACGATCCCGAAATTTATCAAAGTTCGATCGAGTATTTACAGCAGGGATTAAAGTTAGCGGAAAGTCTCCAAGATTGGCAGAGTAAATCCCTTTGTTGTAGCAGTTTAGGTCTAGCATATATTATCCTCGAAAGACCCCAAGAAGCGATTAATATTCTCCTGCAAGGATTGGAATCGGCCAAATACTACGGAGATGTATATCTGCAAGGTTTATTACTAACTTATTTAGGGGAAGCTTACTATCAAGACAAGAATTTTGAACAGGCAATTTATATGGGTTCTCTAGGAATGTATTGGCTACACGAAATCGGTGCAGTAGAATGGCGACAAGCTGCTAGTCTATTAACGGTTATTCGCGGCAAAAATATCGCAGCTTTTGAACAGACTTTCAGTCTGGAACGTTCCTCCCTGATTAAATCAATTGGACTGGAAGGCTACCAATATATCTCAGAAATTCTCAGCAAATATCAACAGGGTAATTAG
- a CDS encoding M16 family metallopeptidase, whose protein sequence is MIKSIAQCQTSSFPAQVWQLDHGLTVIHQYLPVTPVVVVDVWVKAGAIAEPDPWLGMAHFLEHMIFKGTKKLPPGLFDYLIENCGGMTNAATSHDYAHFYLTTSVDQIEHTLPHLAEILLHAEIDDEEFYREKDVVLEELRACYDDPDWIAYQTLCGSIYQNHPYGRSILGDQPRLEQLTPNQMRCFHRTYYQPENMCVAIIGGIEPQPALEIIRQSFREFPVPSESPANLVAAEPPLIEIRRSQVYLPHLEHSRLLMGWTGPGCDRLEDAFGLDLLSVILAGGRCSRLVRQLREEAQIVLDINSNFSLQRDSSLFTIGAWLSSSQIGAIEAIICEHIQHLHDHPVTPAELHRTQQLLANDYIFSTETPGQLAGLYGYYQTLRAADLATIYPQVIQSLQPSDLQRLARQYLSPERYAITIMQPCE, encoded by the coding sequence TTGATCAAGTCGATAGCGCAGTGTCAAACAAGTTCTTTTCCCGCTCAGGTATGGCAATTAGATCACGGCTTAACCGTAATTCATCAGTATTTACCCGTGACTCCTGTGGTGGTGGTGGATGTGTGGGTGAAAGCAGGTGCGATCGCTGAACCCGACCCATGGTTAGGTATGGCCCATTTTCTCGAACACATGATCTTTAAGGGGACAAAAAAACTTCCCCCCGGACTCTTTGACTATTTAATCGAAAATTGTGGCGGAATGACCAACGCTGCCACCAGTCACGATTACGCGCACTTCTATCTCACCACCAGTGTGGATCAAATTGAACATACCCTACCCCATCTGGCCGAAATTCTCCTCCATGCTGAGATTGACGATGAGGAATTCTATCGGGAAAAAGATGTAGTCTTAGAAGAATTGCGGGCCTGTTATGATGATCCCGATTGGATTGCCTACCAAACCCTCTGCGGAAGTATCTATCAAAACCATCCCTACGGACGCTCTATTTTAGGCGATCAACCCCGTTTAGAGCAATTAACCCCCAATCAAATGCGCTGTTTCCATCGCACCTATTATCAACCAGAAAATATGTGTGTGGCGATTATCGGGGGAATTGAACCCCAACCAGCTTTAGAAATTATCCGGCAATCTTTTCGGGAATTTCCCGTCCCCTCAGAATCTCCTGCGAATCTAGTGGCTGCCGAACCCCCCCTGATCGAAATTCGTCGTTCCCAAGTATATTTACCCCACCTAGAACATTCTCGTCTCTTGATGGGATGGACTGGACCGGGATGCGATCGCCTAGAAGATGCCTTTGGATTAGACTTGCTTTCGGTAATTCTTGCTGGGGGACGCTGTTCGCGGTTAGTGCGACAGCTGCGGGAAGAAGCGCAAATCGTCCTCGATATTAACAGTAATTTTTCCCTGCAACGAGATTCCAGTCTCTTTACCATCGGCGCTTGGCTATCTAGCTCACAAATCGGGGCAATTGAAGCTATTATCTGTGAACATATCCAACATCTGCACGATCATCCCGTCACCCCCGCAGAATTACACCGCACTCAACAGTTATTAGCTAACGATTATATTTTCTCCACAGAAACCCCGGGCCAATTAGCCGGACTTTATGGATATTATCAAACCCTGAGAGCTGCCGACCTAGCAACGATCTATCCCCAAGTTATCCAAAGTTTGCAACCATCAGATCTACAACGTCTGGCTCGTCAGTATCTCTCCCCGGAGCGATATGCTATTACAATAATGCAACCCTGTGAATAA